The Primulina eburnea isolate SZY01 chromosome 13, ASM2296580v1, whole genome shotgun sequence genome includes a region encoding these proteins:
- the LOC140809710 gene encoding uncharacterized protein has product MSLFHPLQFICVVISSLSLGVFSDCGSSFVRQYVKRADQKFEQKTDRFWEFKEQSNSWVEVKLPYELVSCVNDNCIVVNSIQESVKERKDKDDRKGKILEKDSYEPLKVRKRISLTKMSETSVWVTGASGSIYERFWNGLQWVIAPHDLPVSAGYAVSVFMVNQTILVLSESGILYQMMLTEESQPIWIEFMPVFDQTSKVTDQDPAIRLSSGVISNDRERIFFCTKNGALLELLGVDPPRWTNHGRPPGASVAAITDAATIRPGVLFIVSAAGDLYEYDQTSKPAWKKHIHSQGSVKDVSLAPFKTCSLHGISGPHSVSLFLLTKGGELFERRLNQRKWKWVHHGNPKGHPLSSITCISQDESVENTNLLFLTTAAGFVFEYQIPKNPGSSQDQDIGENWINHKHPSQAKAARGIPGLKLQAGRIVFPLDDGRLAELHLSGLGGENLGPNPPFSTRRKILPKYVWSLMDAPETEGWNAEYCSEERGPSNCIVGTKDETNELTSPRSSSRWRKDSRIQQNYLLPGASTSDGISSNPGEEYNFPDKWINTQFRLRLMQGGMSFFVITENGHTFEYLNTEQVWLWLRHEHSTAMEGVLGNYNGSLFLVDEHGSLLIRERTSNDLAWVNCTSMKKGRQVIGGPPWDSTPGLTPKAKVEDAIFFVSRSGTLLQFSVALRKYKWKDCKNPPSVKIASIVDQEGFRENIVFVIGGNGRLYQYNKVSELWHEHYQSQHLVLSRLPGTAMRSSPTSLRGSLFMLSEDGGLVEYQWGSSDGWNWIEHGTPYTNVTLVGATGPCFGGSELFVTGSDGSVYLRYLDQGEWNWKDCGFPDAGYMGDEKEKQVEGKSDKYEIYNGQEFAGILEKIEENGDSDKDCNPKVASTRPIPFSDDSVIFELRDGRLAELRRTEDKWLWSRTIGTPTSLCMAHFWTSLAS; this is encoded by the exons ATGTCTCTTTTCCACCCACTACAGTTCATCTGTGTTGTAATTTCATCTCTGAGCCTGGGTGTATTTTCTGACTGTGGTTCTTCCTTTGTTCGTCAGTATGTCAAGAGAGCTGATCAAAAATTTGAGCAAAAAACAGATAGATTCTGGGAGTTTAAGGAACAATCCAACTCATGGGTTGAGGTTAAACTGCCTTATGAACTTGTTTCTTGTGTTAATGATAACTGCATAGTCGTGAATTCAATTCAAGAATCAGTGAAGGAGAGGAAAGATAAGGATGATCGTAAAGGAAAAATCTTGGAGAAAGATTCTTATGAGCCTCTGAAGGTGAGAAAAAGAATTTCTTTGACAAAAATGTCCGAAACTTCGGTCTGGGTAACGGGGGCAAGCGGGTCAATATACGAGAGATTCTGGAATGGATTGCAGTGGGTGATTGCACCTCATGACTTGCCAGTTTCTGCAGGATATGCAGTTTCTGTGTTTATGGTGAATCAGACAATTCTTGTTTTGTCTGAATCAGGGATTCTGTATCAG ATGATGCTAACTGAAGAATCACAGCCAATCTGGATTGAGTTCATGCCAGTATTTGATCAAACAAGTAAAGTAACAGATCAAGATCCTGCTATTCGACTTTCTTCTGGAGTTATTTCAAATGACAGGGA GAGAATTTTTTTCTGCACGAAAAATGGGGCCTTACTAGAGCTTCTTGGTGTTGATCCTCCAAG GTGGACGAATCACGGACGGCCCCCGGGAGCAAGTGTTGCTGCAATTACAGATGCTGCTACAATTAGACCTGGAGTTCTCTTCATTGTGAG TGCTGCAGGAGACCTTTATGAGTATGATCAGACGTCAAAACCTGCATGGAAGAAGCATATACACAGTCAAGGATCAGTAAAAGATGTTTCCTTAGCACCATTCAAGACATGCAGCCTGCATGGAATATCTGGACCTCATTCAGTGTCACTCTTCCTCTTGACTAAG GGAGGCGAGTTGTTTGAGAGACGACTGAACCAGAGGAAGTGGAAATGGGTGCATCATGGGAATCCTAAAGGTCATCCATTGAGCTCCATTACTTGCATTTCCCAGGATGAATCTGTTGAGAATACGAATTTGTTGTTTCTTACAACCGCTGCAGGTTTTGTTTTTGAGTATCAAATCCCAAAGAATCCAG GCAGTTCTCAGGATCAAGACATCGGTGAAAACTGGATAAATCATAAGCACCCTTCACAAGCAAAAGCTGCCAGAGGTATTCCAGGGTTGAAATTGCAAGCTGGAAGAATCGTCTTTCCTCTAGATGACGGTAGGCTTGCAGAGCTTCATTTATCAGGTCTTGGAGGTGAAAATTTGGGCCCGAACCCTCCATTTAGTACCCGGAGAAAGATTTTGCCCAAATATGTATGGTCATTGATGGATGCTCCTGAAACCGAAGGGTGGAATGCTGAATATTGCTCTGAAGAACGTGGACCCTCAAATTGCATTGTAGGCACGAAAGATGAAACCAACGAATTAACGAGTCCAAGATCAAGTTCTAGGTGGAGAAAGGACAGCAGAATACAGCAGAATTACCTTTTGCCTGGTGCATCAACATCTGATGGTATCTCGTCCAATCCAGGAGAAGAGTATAATTTTCCAGATAAGTGGATAAATACACAATTCCGTCTCCGTTTGATGCAAGGGGGAATGTCGTTTTTCGTCATAACAGAGAATGGTCATACATTTGAATACCTGAATACGGAACAAGTGTGGTTGTGGTTAAGGCACGAACATTCGACTGCAATGGAAGGCGTTCTGGGAAACTACAATGGAAGCTTGTTTCTAGTTGATGAGCATGGGAGTTTGCTGATCAGGGAAAGAACCAGCAATGATCTGGCATGGGTTAACTGTACTTCCATGAAGAAGGGCAGACAAGTAATCGGTGGTCCACCGTGGGACAGTACACCAGGACTAACACCAAAAGCTAAAGTAGAAGATGCCATTTTCTTTGTCAGCAGAAGTGGGACACTGTTACAATTCTCA GTCGCGTTAAGAAAGTACAAGTGGAAAGATTGCAAGAATCCTCCAAGCGTGAAAATCGCGAGCATAGTAGACCAGGAGGGATTCAGGGAGAACATCGTGTTTGTTATAGGGGGAAATGGACGGTTATACCAATACAACAAGGTTAGTGAATTGTGGCATGAACATTACCAATCGCAGCACTTGGTTTTATCGAGATTACCAGGAACAGCCATGAGATCGTCACCAACATCACTCAGGGGCTCACTTTTCATGTTATCGGAAGATGGTGGATTAGTTGAGTATCAATGGGGTTCGTCGGACGGATGGAACTGGATAGAACATGGGACTCCTTATACAAATGTGACATTAGTTGGAGCAACTGGCCCTTGCTTTGGAGGGAGTGAACTGTTTGTAACCGGTTCAGATGGAAGTGTTTACTTGAGATATTTGGATCAAGGGGAGTGGAATTGGAAGGATTGCGGATTCCCTGATGCAGGATACATGGGTGATGAAAAGGAAAAACAAGTTGAAGGAAAATCAGACAAGTATGAGATTTATAATGGTCAAGAATTTGCAGGTATCCTTGAGAAGATCGAAGAAAACGGTGACAGTGACAAAGATTGTAACCCAAAG GTAGCATCCACAAGACCAATCCCATTTTCTGATGATTCGGTCATATTTGAGTTGAGAGATGGCCGA CTGGCAGAGTTACGACGAACGGAGGATAAGTGGCTATGGTCGCGCACGATTGGTACTCCAACAAGCTTATGCATGGCGCATTTCTGGACATCATTGGCATCATGA
- the LOC140810547 gene encoding uncharacterized protein: MRLTRNISRTLVLSVAFILYFISTFSFTLKHLISPPSQYLLSPLNGTVSPTNLSHLVFGIIGSEKAWHHRKAYIQSWWKPNVTRGFLFLDKNPNATLLPWPEASPPFRVSENLTKFLNRSEVRAQRMVHGIMEVFNEDHENLRWLIMGDDDSIFFTENIVDVVAGYDHRKYYYLGGHSETIFSNYLFSFNQAFGGAGIVLSYPLAKALANDMKNCLRRYAFLKSADNTTRACIADLGVNLSPHKGNHQIDLRGDISGLLSSHPVSPLLSLHHFDIVDPIFPSMDRFESSRHLMEAANTDQSRMLQQTICYHRRTNWSMSVSWGYSAQIYEKIMPRSYLQIPIETFKPWVLSSQPPNFMFNTRKPSRDPCEAPHVFFFESVEKNGDELVTRYSRAWRRALPACALSGNHSAEGVSSIRVLSPAKKRVEMDRCECCDIVGVDSNEMELRYRGCVENEIIA; encoded by the exons ATGAGGCTAAcaagaaatatttccagaacaCTGGTATTGTCAGTAGCCTTCATCCTCTACTTCATCTCCACCTTCTCCTTCACACTCAAACACTTGATCTCCCCACCCTCCCAGTACCTCTTATCGCCACTCAATGGAACTGTTTCGCCCACAAACCTCAGCCATCTCGTTTTCGGAATCATCGGTTCGGAGAAAGCCTGGCACCACAGGAAAGCATACATACAATCTTGGTGGAAACCGAACGTTACAAGGGGTTTCCTATTTCTAGACAAGAACCCAAATGCAACTCTCCTTCCGTGGCCTGAAGCTTCACCTCCTTTCAGGGTTTCTGAGAATCTCACGAAATTCTTGAACAGATCGGAAGTTCGGGCGCAGAGGATGGTGCATGGGATAATGGAGGTGTTCAACGAGGACCATGAGAACCTTCGATGGCTGATCATGGGGGACGATGATTCGATATTTTTCACCGAAAATATAGTTGATGTGGTCGCGGGTTATGATCATAGGAAGTATTATTATCTCGGCGGGCATTCGGAAACTATTTTTTCGAATTATCTATTCTCGTTTAATCAAGCATTTGGTGGAGCTGGGATCGTTTTGAGTTACCCTCTGGCAAAAGCTCTTGCCAATGATATGAAAAATTGCTTGCGGAGATACGCGTTCTTGAAATCTGCAGATAACACTACGAGGGCTTGTATTGCTGATCTTGGAGTTAACTTGTCTCCGCATAAGGGAAACCATCag ATTGATTTACGTGGAGATATATCTGGTTTATTGTCTTCTCACCCCGTATCTCCGTTGCTATCCCTTCACCATTTCGATATAGTGGACCCGATATTTCCCTCCATGGACCGTTTCGAGTCCTCCCGCCACCTCATGGAGGCAGCAAACACCGATCAGTCCCGAATGCTACAGCAAACCATTTGCTACCACAGGCGAACCAACTGGTCCATGTCCGTTTCTTGGGGCTATTCCGCGCAGATATACGAGAAGATCATGCCTCGGAGCTACTTGCAGATTCCAATCGAAACTTTTAAGCCATGGGTTTTGAGTTCGCAACCACCGAATTTCATGTTCAACACGCGAAAGCCATCTCGAGATCCTTGCGAAGCTCCGCATGTTTTCTTCTTCGAATCTGTGGAGAAAAATGGAGACGAACTCGTGACAAGATATTCTCGAGCATGGCGTCGTGCCTTGCCCGCTTGTGCGTTGAGTGGTAATCATTCAGCTGAGGGTGTCTCCAGCATCCGAGTCCTCTCTCCGGCGAAAAAGCGGGTTGAG ATGGATAGATGTGAATGCTGTGACATAGTTGGCGTGGACAGCAACGAGATGGAGCTGAGATACAGGGGCTGCGTGGAAAATGAAATTATAGCTTAA